TTTGCCTGTATTCCTGTTCTTTGTCATGTTCCTCATTTACATCGTACAGATGACGTTGGTATCAACAGCATTGCAGAGCACGGCAGGAGAGGCAGTAAAGCAGTTATCCACGAAAATATATCCGGTCTCCCTTGTATTCAGCCCCTCTGATTCCGCAGATGGTGAAGGTTCGGAGGGTGGGTGGAAAATACCGGAGTTGTCACTGACGGAATGGGCCGAAGAGTACGCCTCTTCACTGCCAGAGCCGCTAAGTGATTGGGTACGTGCAGCTGCTGCCAGGGGTGAACAACCGTTACAGGAGGTAAAGACATCCGTTCTTGAGACAGTACTTGATCCTACCGTTAAACCGCTGCTTGAGCCTTTTATTAATACTTCTGTACTAAATGTAGAGCGTGTGCATGTTAACGGTGTTTCCATACCTGATCTCAAAAATAAAACGAATCCTTACTTCAGGCTTGAATTGAGCTATGAATTGCCTGTTAAAGTTCCCTTTCTAGGGAAGTCTTTACGCATTCAAGCGGCTGCGGCAGAACGGGTATGGATTGGAGATACCGGAGAAGGCTCCAACAGTAGTGGGGGAGACACGGATTCAGCTGGAGCAGCAACCGTACTATCCAAGCCGGAGCCAGCATACATAGGCAACAACGCGACAATTAAGGTTCAAGTGGAGCCCGGAGCTACAGCGAACTTAACGATATTTTACAAGTCCGGTGAAAGTTCAGCCAAGCATATCGGGTGGGCGACTGCTGACGAAAATGGTGTGATTGAGTGGAACTGGTTTGTTGGTACACGTACAACGGAAGGCACATGGACATTTGTTGTAGAGACTGCGGATGGTGCCAAGACGGTGACCGAGTTTAATGTGGCTTCCAGAAAATAAGGAAGGAGATGGTGGAGGTGGAGTGGTTTTACCTGGCCTGTAGTCTGTATGTGATTGCAGCTTTTGTTACAGACGTTCGTTCGATGAAAATACCAAATCGTTTAACCTTACCAGTGACTGTCGCGGGAGTTGTGGCCCATATCATCTGGGGAGGATGGGAGGGGGCTCTATTCTCAGCAGCCGGATTCGCGATCGGGTTCGGTGTCTTATTTCTAATGTATCTGATCGGCGCAGTGGGTGCGGGAGATGTAAAATTGTTTGGAGGAATTGGAGCTTGGACAGGACTGGCCTTTGGCGTTCACGTTATTATTTACTCCGTTTTGTACGCAGGGGCAATTGGATTAGTCATTCTCTTATTTCGCAGGGATTCAGCGAAGCGGATTCGTGGCATGGCAGGAAATCTTGCCGGTTTCTTCATGCTCGGTTCGCTCAAGCTGGTCAATCAGGAAAAGACATTGAAGTTTCCTTTTATGCTGGCCGTATTGCCAGGATTCATTAGCGCCTATATCTACATGATTTAACTAAGCAATGGAAAGAGAGGATTGGCATGTATGGATTAACGAGAGATTTCATTCGAAACGGCGGATCGTTTATGGTTTTGGAGAAAGCGGAAGGGCTGCGAATGGACGAACTGAGCCGTGTGCAGACGGGCATGTTGTCTTCCAATCAAATTCCCCGACTTCTTCCCGTTCATATTCGAGAGGTAGACCGAAATGTAACGTTACAATACGATATTTCAGGATATAAGATGTTACCTCAAATGTTGAAGTCAGGAAAAATCAATCTGCGTGTGTTATATGGTCTATTGTTTCAGCTGGCAGATACGTTTACAGAGTGTAGACAATATATGTTGGATTCGCGTAAATTACAGATTCAGGAAGAGTACATATTTATCAATGGTTCACTTGAACTGGGAGAGCTTGGCTTAGTATATATTCCAATTGTCGATGCAGTTGAGGTCGATCCGACGCCTCAGCAATTTCGCGAACTGGTTATTAGGTTAATGGCCCATGTTCAGGAACTTCAGGGCGAAGGGATTCAGCGTGTCCTCCAGCTATGTGAGATTGAACAATGGGATATTAGACAACTGCGTGAACTTTTGCTTGAATTATATGCTGATGAGCAGAGTGGTTCAGGCCAGGCAACGTTTATGTCTTCACGTGGGTCATCCGGCTCAACTGACAGTAAATTAGGAATGCCACTTTCTGCAGTTCCGGAGCAGGGAAATGATCTGTTTTTCAATAGAAGTGGGCAAGATCAGTATCGTCAGTTGGATCGAAATGGCGAAGCTGGGCAGCAGTTAAAATCAAATCATCAACCGAGGATATCTACTGCGGAGGAGGACAAACCACTTAACAAACCCTTTTCAGGATTTTCGGGCAGACGTTCACCGATAGAGTCCTCATTGCAAGCGAAAGGTGTTACGAATCCGTCACAGCGCCAAACGTTTGATTCAATACAGGACGATGATATGGAAAAGGACGAGAAGGACAAGAAGCAGGATTCTTCCAAAACGACCTATATCATTCTGGGCTGTATGATTGCCATCGCGCTGGTATGGAGATTCATCTATATGGAACAACCAGGGCAGACACAAAAGATTCTATCTGCAGCATTAAGTGCTGGCTTGCTTGGGATCGCGGGTTGGGCATGGGTGACCAAAGGGAAATTCGGAAATTCGAAATCCAATTTGCTACGCAAAAAGATGCCGAATGAAGAATATGCAGATGGCGAATTACAAGAGGGCTCTACCAATAAGAAATCTGCTTTTTTTGGATTGGGAAGAGGCAAAGGTAAGCAGAAAGAAAGCCAAGAAGAGATGTTTCAGGAGAGCTGGCGTTGGAATGCAACTGAAATGTCACCAGAAGGTAACACCTATGGACAAGGTTACACGAGTCAACAGAGCTCTGGTGATATACAAAATGCTCAATCAGAACGGGGGCAATCTATTGAATCCAGGTCATCTGTAGCAGGAAATTCTCGCTTTCAAAATCTACATATACCATCTGAAGCTTCTGATGAACCTTTTGTTCAGCATACTGTCGAAACCGTGGCTGCAACATCGGAGCTCATTCGTCATCATGCGGCGGCTGATGCTACAGTAAATTTGCAGAGTGTTGCTGGCGGAAGCATTACGGGAGCAGGTCTAGTAGTACCTTCCTTTTATCTTGAACGCAGATCAGCAACAGGGGACAAAAATGAACGGATGGATGTCCGAGGAGCATCGTTTGTTATTGGCCGATCGGCGGACATGGTCCAGTGGGTAGATTCAGCAACGGGTGTGTCCCGTGCTCATGTGGAATTGAGCCGGAACAAATCGGGCTATGTCATTAAGGATTTGGGTTCTGTGAATGGAACCATTCTCAAGGGCGATGTTCTTGCTCCGTACAAAGAATATCCACTGGAAGATGGGGATACCTTTACGTTAGCTGAGTCTGTTTACACGTATCGATCAGTCGGATAGACCCCGGTGTTTTAGATCTTCCAGTGCATCGGTTAATGTAGGAAAGGTGAACTGGAATCCGTGATCCAACGCTTTTTGCGGGATAACCCGCTGTCCTTGAAGCAGCACGACAGAGAGTTCTCCGACCAGTGTTTTGATCAGAATTCCGGGTACGGGGAACCAGTGCGGACGATGATACACTTTGCCTACCGTGCGTCCGAATTCATCGTTGGTTACCGGGTTGGGCGAAGAGGCGTTCACCGGACCGGAGATTTCTTTATTTTGGATCGTGAAATCAATCAAACGCACAATATCCATAATATGAATCCAACTGGTCCACTGTTTGCCACTTCCCACCCTGCCCCCAACACCAAGCATATAAGGCAGTTTCATTAATGGAAAAGCACCTTTTTTATGACCAAGCACGAGGCTAACGCGGATTTTCACTAGTCTCACATGTTTGATGGCATCAGCAGCAACTTCCCATTGTTGAGAAACGCGGGATGGGAAATTCACCGATTTTTGAGGACTGTTCTCATCAAATGTTTCTGTAGGAGAGGTGCCATAGATTGCCATGGCAGATGCCTGTACGACCACCTCCGGTTTGTGTTCCAGTGAATCTATCAATTTGGCTACGCGTGCTACAGTAGTCACTCTGGATTCAACAATCTCCAGTTTCGCTTTTGTTGTCCAACGTTGATTCAACGTTTCTCCAGCCAGATTCACCAAGGCATCCATTCCTTCCAGCAAATGAGGCTGTTCCTCTACCTGTTCCCATGAGATATAAGTAAGGTTTTGGCTGGGATTATGTAAATTCGGCAATTTACGTGTAATAACTTTCACATGATGGCCTGCCTGAAGCCAGTAATCAACGAGCGCTCCTCCGACAAAACCGGTACCTCCGCAAATCGCAATCTTCATCATGGCGACCTCCTTGTTATTTTGACTTTGCTGACATGTAATATTGGATCGACAAACAGCCCCGGGCGGTAAGTATTACCTTGCTGGGAATAACTTACCTGACGGAGCATGTTTGAATATGTAAGCCTAGTACATGTTAATGTTCGGTTCGGCTGAATTCATTGATCTATTTATTCATCAAATGTTTATAAGGCGAATAGTCAATTTGGTTTTTCTCCAGAAATTTCACCAGAAACTTATTATCCCGCTTCGGTGTGGCTATAATGTATCCTTTAATGCAATGATCTCTGGATACTTCAGTTGCATTATTTTCGTACGCAATTTTGCCGATTTCTGCTGCGATGGAATGTTTGGCGATATCTCGAAATGGGCCAGGAACAGGTTCTACAAGTTGGTCCAGAAAAGCCTTTGCTTCATCTGTCCATAAATGACGGCTGGTTTCAACCCAGTGGTTCTGCCAATCGAGTTTCGACTTCCCGTCTGCCTTCGGAAGCACTTTCAAAAACTTGCGCATCATAAAAAATCCGCCAACACACATACTTCCAAGCAAAAGAACGGTCCAGAATGCGATCGTGTTCATAAACCAATTGCTGGGGGAACTACTAGTCAACGTCCAAGCGTAGGAGCCGAAAATCATTGCGGAGTCACCTCGGTTTATTGATTTTCACGGAAAGACGGATTCCGCCCACCCATGTTCCAAATTACAGCTGTAAAAAATAGCCTATATCCCGAATTATAGCGCATTTCTAGATTTATTTCGATAATCGCGTTAGAATAAGGGATAATTCAGAAAAAGGGGGATTAATGATGCTTAAAATCGGCTCCCATGTGTCCTTTTCGGACAAGGGATTATTGAGTGCAACGAAGGAAGCGTCCTCGTACGGTTCCAGTTCGTTTATGATATATACAGGTGCACCGCAAAATACCCGCCGCAAGCCTATTGAGTCCATGTTTATTGAGGAAGGCAAGCTTGCGATGCAAGAGGGCGGAATGGAAGATATCGTTGTCCATGCGCCATACATTATTAACCTCGGATCCTACAAAGAAAACACGTATGAGCTAGCCGTAAGTTTCCTTCAGGAAGAGATTCGTCGCACACATGCGATTGGTGTCAAAAATATCGTGCTGCATCCTGGCGCATTTACGGATAAGGATGCTCACTACGGCATCGGACGTATTGCTGAAG
This window of the Paenibacillus marchantiae genome carries:
- a CDS encoding DUF6382 domain-containing protein, with the translated sequence MYGLTRDFIRNGGSFMVLEKAEGLRMDELSRVQTGMLSSNQIPRLLPVHIREVDRNVTLQYDISGYKMLPQMLKSGKINLRVLYGLLFQLADTFTECRQYMLDSRKLQIQEEYIFINGSLELGELGLVYIPIVDAVEVDPTPQQFRELVIRLMAHVQELQGEGIQRVLQLCEIEQWDIRQLRELLLELYADEQSGSGQATFMSSRGSSGSTDSKLGMPLSAVPEQGNDLFFNRSGQDQYRQLDRNGEAGQQLKSNHQPRISTAEEDKPLNKPFSGFSGRRSPIESSLQAKGVTNPSQRQTFDSIQDDDMEKDEKDKKQDSSKTTYIILGCMIAIALVWRFIYMEQPGQTQKILSAALSAGLLGIAGWAWVTKGKFGNSKSNLLRKKMPNEEYADGELQEGSTNKKSAFFGLGRGKGKQKESQEEMFQESWRWNATEMSPEGNTYGQGYTSQQSSGDIQNAQSERGQSIESRSSVAGNSRFQNLHIPSEASDEPFVQHTVETVAATSELIRHHAAADATVNLQSVAGGSITGAGLVVPSFYLERRSATGDKNERMDVRGASFVIGRSADMVQWVDSATGVSRAHVELSRNKSGYVIKDLGSVNGTILKGDVLAPYKEYPLEDGDTFTLAESVYTYRSVG
- a CDS encoding TIGR01777 family oxidoreductase, producing MKIAICGGTGFVGGALVDYWLQAGHHVKVITRKLPNLHNPSQNLTYISWEQVEEQPHLLEGMDALVNLAGETLNQRWTTKAKLEIVESRVTTVARVAKLIDSLEHKPEVVVQASAMAIYGTSPTETFDENSPQKSVNFPSRVSQQWEVAADAIKHVRLVKIRVSLVLGHKKGAFPLMKLPYMLGVGGRVGSGKQWTSWIHIMDIVRLIDFTIQNKEISGPVNASSPNPVTNDEFGRTVGKVYHRPHWFPVPGILIKTLVGELSVVLLQGQRVIPQKALDHGFQFTFPTLTDALEDLKHRGLSD
- a CDS encoding pilus assembly protein; the encoded protein is MDKQHLQEKILARLQSRLTRVRRLERLKSLTEQTHSVSKVRFPKKTGSSEKEMGSIVLEASLVLPVFLFFVMFLIYIVQMTLVSTALQSTAGEAVKQLSTKIYPVSLVFSPSDSADGEGSEGGWKIPELSLTEWAEEYASSLPEPLSDWVRAAAARGEQPLQEVKTSVLETVLDPTVKPLLEPFINTSVLNVERVHVNGVSIPDLKNKTNPYFRLELSYELPVKVPFLGKSLRIQAAAAERVWIGDTGEGSNSSGGDTDSAGAATVLSKPEPAYIGNNATIKVQVEPGATANLTIFYKSGESSAKHIGWATADENGVIEWNWFVGTRTTEGTWTFVVETADGAKTVTEFNVASRK
- a CDS encoding DUF2621 domain-containing protein, with protein sequence MIFGSYAWTLTSSSPSNWFMNTIAFWTVLLLGSMCVGGFFMMRKFLKVLPKADGKSKLDWQNHWVETSRHLWTDEAKAFLDQLVEPVPGPFRDIAKHSIAAEIGKIAYENNATEVSRDHCIKGYIIATPKRDNKFLVKFLEKNQIDYSPYKHLMNK
- a CDS encoding A24 family peptidase, which gives rise to MVEVEWFYLACSLYVIAAFVTDVRSMKIPNRLTLPVTVAGVVAHIIWGGWEGALFSAAGFAIGFGVLFLMYLIGAVGAGDVKLFGGIGAWTGLAFGVHVIIYSVLYAGAIGLVILLFRRDSAKRIRGMAGNLAGFFMLGSLKLVNQEKTLKFPFMLAVLPGFISAYIYMI